The Thermasporomyces composti region CCTCAGCCCGCCGGCGGGAAGCCAGGAGTGAGGTCATCGGCGGTCCTCTCGGACAGGAGGTCGAATAGTGTGTAAGAGGACGACCTCCGGCGAATCAGACACCCGCACCAACGATCCGCCGTGTCTGGAGTTACGACCCGCTGAGCACGCCATACGCCACACCGTCCAGAGCGCACCCACCTGCGTCATCTGATGCCTTTGGGAAGCAGCTTCGCGAGGTTGCGGACGGCGCGGAGCTGAAGCTGCTTCACCGCCCCCTCGCTCTTGGACAGCACCTGGGCGGTCTCCGCGACGGAGAGCCCGTTGAGGAAGCGCAGGACGAGACACTCCTGTTGGTCTGGCTTGAGCTTGCGGACGGCCTTGACGAGCTCCTCGTTGGTCAGGGTGGCGAGCACGTCGTCCTCGGGTCCGTCGGCGGCGAGGTCGTAGTCGAGGATCTCGCCGGTGGCGACCTCGAGGCGGAAGCGTCCGGACTTGAAGTGGTCGGTCACGAGGTTGCGGGCGATGGTGACCAGCCAGGCGCCGAAGTCGCGTCCCTGCCACCGGAACGACGACAGCGCCCGCAGCGCCCGGAAGAACGTCTCGCTCGTGAGGTCCTCGGCCAGGGCGTGTGTGCCGACGCGGTAGTAGATGTAGCGGTAGATCGTGGACACGTAGTGGTCGTACAGCTGGCCGAACGCCTCGGCGTCCCCGTCCTTGGCGAGCTCGACCAGCGCGACGATGCGGGGATCCTGCGTCGTCTCCTGCTCGGTCCGGACGCCCGCGCGGTGGAACGAGAGGGAGGCCGGGCGCGCTTCGGCGGTCTCTTGGTGCGAGGCCTGCAGCAGCCGGGTGTCGTCAGGACACCCACCGGTGGTATGAGGCCAGCTGGGGCAGGTACGGTCGTCGGCCACCACGGCACCGGCTGGGACGGGGTGTGCCGAGGCGGTCGCACCCTCCAGGAGCGCGCGGAGGAGGGCGAAGAGCTCCGCGACTCCCTCCCGGTCGGCGGTGATGGGTCGTTCGGTCTGCGGCGTCAATGTCTGCTCCCGACCCCCCGACCACACGGACTTCTGTCCCACCGAGGGCATCGTAGGAGACATCCGCCCAGACTGGAATACGCCGGGCTAATGCATACCGTGTCTCCTCGGTGTCTCCTCGGTGTCTCCTCGGTGTTTCCTGGACGTCGCCGCGGACGCGGTCACGTTCTGAGACAGGCGACCGGGTGCGGTCCTGGGCTCACGGGCGACGCGGTCACGCTCCGGAACGGCGGTCGCGGACACGGCCCGCGTTGCGTCGAAGCGCCGCCGCGGCCGCGGTCGCGCCGCCGATGGCTCCGGCGAGCCCGGCGGTGGCAAGTCCCACCTGGACGGCGCGCCGACCCCGACGGAAGTCGCGGATGCGCCAACCGTGTCGACGGGCGTGAGCACGGAGCTTCCGATCAGGATTGATCGCGCAGGGGTGCCCCACCAGGGAGAGCATGGGGATGTCGTTGGACGAGTCTGAGTAGGCCGAGCACAGGCGCAAGTCCAGCCCTTCCTCGGCGGCGAGCTGACGAACGGCGTTGGCCTTCGCGGCTCCGTGCATGAGGTCGCCGACGAGCCGGCCGGTGTAGAAGCCGTTGACGGTCTCGGCGACAGTGCCGATCGCGCCGGTGAGACCGAGGCGGTCGGCGATGAGCCTCGCGATCTCGATGGGCGCCGCGGTCACCAACCAGACTCGCTGCCCCTGGTCGAGGTGACGCTGGGCGAGGGCGGCGGTGCCAGGCCAGATCTTGGTCGCCAGCACCTCGTCGAAGATCTCCTCGGAGAGCTCGAGGAGCTCGTGTACCGGCCAGCCCGCGATGAAGTCCAGCGCCTGCTCACGGATCAGCCGCATGTGATCGGGGTCCTCCGACCCGACCACGCGGAACTTCAGCTGTCGCCAGCCGGCGGTGAGGATGTCGCGGGTGGAGAAGAACTTGCGGCTGTGCAGCCCACGAGCGAGATAGAACAGCGACGCGCCGCGCATGAGGGTGTTGTCGACGTCGAAGAACGCCGCCGCGCGGGAGTCGGGTGTGACCTCGGTCTCGCGGGCGGAAGTCGTCGCCTCAGCCGCATCCTCCGCGCGCGTCATGGTCATCCAGCCTAGAGCCTGGACGCCACTCGCTTGGGAGGGATGTCCGGTACGCGCCGTCTGGACCGTGCCATCGTCAGGGTGAAACCCTTGCCACGGAGCGTGCCCGTGCCGCGCGTCGGCGCCGGCATGTGCCAGACTCCCTGTGCCGGCGTCGCGCCGGCCTGGCAGTCCGAGGGAGGGGCCGTGAACGTCGCCGACCTGGTCCGCCGGGCCGCTCAGGCGAGCCCTGACCGGACCGCCCTCGTCGCAGAGGAACGCCGCCTGACCTGGGCGGAGTTCGACCGCGCGGTCGACCGTTGCGCTGCCGCGCTCTCGGGTGGTGGCCTGGTCGCGGGCTACCGAGTGGCGCTCGCCTTGAGCAACTCGATCGAGTTCGCTCTCTGCTATTTCGGCGCGCTGCGGGCGGGGCTCGTCGTGGTCCTGGTCGATCCAGCCGGCACGGCGGCGGAGATGGCCGACGTGCTTGCGGAGACGGGGACCCGCGTCGTCCTCGCCGACGCCGCGAGTGTCGACGCGGTGCGGTCCGCCGTGCGCCAGATCGCCGGTCGTCCGCGCGGGGTCGGAGGGCCAGGCAGTGCCGATCACGACGCGGAGTTCGTGCCTCGCGTGGTGCCGGTCGGTGTCCCGGCCGCGGCCGGCGAACGGTCCTACGACGACCTGATG contains the following coding sequences:
- a CDS encoding ECF subfamily RNA polymerase sigma factor, BldN family, translating into MGQKSVWSGGREQTLTPQTERPITADREGVAELFALLRALLEGATASAHPVPAGAVVADDRTCPSWPHTTGGCPDDTRLLQASHQETAEARPASLSFHRAGVRTEQETTQDPRIVALVELAKDGDAEAFGQLYDHYVSTIYRYIYYRVGTHALAEDLTSETFFRALRALSSFRWQGRDFGAWLVTIARNLVTDHFKSGRFRLEVATGEILDYDLAADGPEDDVLATLTNEELVKAVRKLKPDQQECLVLRFLNGLSVAETAQVLSKSEGAVKQLQLRAVRNLAKLLPKGIR
- a CDS encoding HAD family hydrolase, with amino-acid sequence MTRAEDAAEATTSARETEVTPDSRAAAFFDVDNTLMRGASLFYLARGLHSRKFFSTRDILTAGWRQLKFRVVGSEDPDHMRLIREQALDFIAGWPVHELLELSEEIFDEVLATKIWPGTAALAQRHLDQGQRVWLVTAAPIEIARLIADRLGLTGAIGTVAETVNGFYTGRLVGDLMHGAAKANAVRQLAAEEGLDLRLCSAYSDSSNDIPMLSLVGHPCAINPDRKLRAHARRHGWRIRDFRRGRRAVQVGLATAGLAGAIGGATAAAAALRRNAGRVRDRRSGA